Proteins encoded in a region of the Methanobrevibacter millerae genome:
- a CDS encoding ATP synthase subunit K (produces ATP from ADP in the presence of a proton gradient across the membrane; the K subunit is a nonenzymatic component which binds the dimeric form by interacting with the G and E subunits), whose translation MVEIALGTALAAIGAGVAIGFAGLGSGLGQGMAAAGSVGAVAEDNDMFARGIIFSALPETQAIYGFLIAILLLVFSGLLGGGKGLSMEAGLVAIGVGASIGFAGLGSGMGQGIAASSSVGAIVEDNDMFARGIIFSALPETQAIYGFLIAILLMVFGGILG comes from the coding sequence ATGGTAGAAATTGCTTTAGGTACTGCTTTAGCAGCTATTGGTGCTGGAGTAGCAATTGGTTTTGCTGGATTAGGTTCCGGTTTAGGGCAAGGTATGGCAGCTGCTGGATCTGTAGGTGCAGTTGCAGAAGATAACGATATGTTTGCTAGAGGTATTATTTTCTCTGCATTACCAGAGACTCAGGCTATTTACGGTTTCTTGATTGCAATCTTATTACTCGTATTCTCCGGATTATTAGGTGGAGGAAAAGGTTTAAGTATGGAAGCTGGTCTTGTAGCTATTGGTGTAGGTGCATCCATTGGTTTCGCTGGATTAGGTTCCGGTATGGGACAAGGTATTGCTGCATCCTCATCTGTTGGTGCAATCGTAGAAGATAATGATATGTTCGCACGTGGTATTATTTTCTCTGCATTACCAGAGACTCAGGCTATTTACGGTTTCTTGATTGCTATTTTACTCATGGTATTCGGTGGAATCTTAGGTTAA
- a CDS encoding V-type ATP synthase subunit I has protein sequence MFKTARMRKIRIVTLDKYVAPTVDALHEQGLVQISDISDSIQQDPELAELVTPAKATPYTGKLSSLLMKTNGISELLGNSLSEGHGIKDTLMSFISPDLPVQKNVEDLDTEAFIAKAEETLSKVESKTHVIEGKLSALDSETSELKSNKSLARHLSNFDMDLALLKDSKYTSTTVGRINVESASEIKTKLSNLTDELDMFTVPSDDKDYVNIVVVTLKEFNDDVYATLRKFDFEKIEIGNVEGTPQQIISNADARLNAIESERATVKSELRVVAEQWDDEILALKEQIENEKEKNEILSAFVQTKDAYMLEAWVPVKDTEKVEQLVETTSDGHCAFELIEIEGTDDEDVPILQQNGWYAKPFEYLVDMYSPVRYNEIDPTIFVAIMFPIFFGFCLTDAFYGLCVALIGVVLLKGLGKIKESMHSFGWILIWSGLWAVILGLLTNGLLGDFYDRILHLGKALPTVYEPVNAFGHPDKILIIAIAIGVIYTNIAFILGAINNFRYGNKKEAIGSQLCWFVLEAGVIFLALGYLNPAIGMIGFIIGGILVIACIGMLVYANGAYGVMDIFGFMGDVLSYARLLALCLATGGIAMTVNILTNMVNDMIPFIGIILAIVIFIGGHIANFAFQVLGAFINALRLNYVEFFSQFYMGGKGKFEAFKASRTFTKK, from the coding sequence ATGTTCAAGACAGCTAGAATGCGAAAAATTAGAATAGTTACACTGGATAAGTATGTAGCTCCTACAGTGGATGCTCTCCACGAACAGGGGTTAGTACAAATCAGTGATATTTCTGATAGTATTCAGCAAGATCCTGAATTAGCGGAATTAGTTACTCCTGCAAAAGCTACTCCTTACACAGGTAAATTATCTTCACTTTTAATGAAAACAAACGGTATATCTGAACTTTTGGGAAATTCTTTATCAGAAGGCCATGGGATTAAAGATACTTTAATGTCTTTCATTAGTCCAGATTTGCCAGTTCAAAAAAATGTTGAAGATTTAGACACTGAAGCTTTCATAGCTAAAGCTGAAGAAACTTTATCTAAGGTAGAGAGTAAGACACATGTTATTGAGGGAAAACTATCCGCTCTCGACTCCGAAACAAGTGAATTAAAGTCTAATAAAAGTTTAGCTAGACACTTATCTAATTTTGACATGGATTTAGCTCTTTTAAAAGATTCTAAGTACACTTCTACAACTGTTGGAAGGATTAATGTTGAATCTGCTTCAGAAATCAAAACTAAATTAAGTAACTTGACTGATGAATTAGATATGTTTACAGTCCCGAGCGATGATAAAGATTATGTCAACATCGTTGTGGTGACTTTAAAAGAATTTAATGATGATGTCTATGCGACACTTCGTAAATTCGACTTTGAGAAAATTGAAATAGGTAATGTTGAAGGTACTCCTCAACAGATTATTTCAAATGCTGATGCAAGATTAAATGCCATTGAATCAGAACGTGCAACTGTTAAATCAGAATTAAGAGTTGTCGCTGAGCAATGGGATGATGAAATATTAGCACTCAAAGAGCAAATAGAAAATGAAAAAGAAAAGAATGAGATTCTTTCTGCATTTGTTCAAACTAAAGATGCTTATATGCTTGAAGCATGGGTACCTGTAAAGGATACTGAAAAAGTTGAACAATTGGTAGAAACAACCTCAGACGGTCACTGTGCCTTTGAATTAATTGAAATTGAAGGAACAGATGATGAAGATGTACCTATTTTACAACAAAACGGATGGTATGCAAAACCTTTCGAATACCTTGTTGATATGTACTCTCCAGTACGTTACAATGAAATCGATCCAACTATATTTGTTGCTATTATGTTCCCTATTTTCTTTGGGTTCTGTTTAACTGATGCATTTTATGGATTATGTGTAGCTTTAATAGGTGTTGTATTATTAAAAGGATTAGGTAAAATTAAAGAATCCATGCATTCATTTGGTTGGATTTTAATTTGGTCCGGTCTGTGGGCAGTTATCCTGGGTCTTTTAACAAATGGTCTTCTTGGTGATTTCTATGATAGGATATTGCATTTAGGAAAAGCTTTACCTACAGTATATGAACCTGTAAATGCATTTGGCCACCCAGATAAAATTTTAATAATTGCTATCGCTATTGGTGTAATCTATACTAATATAGCTTTCATTTTAGGAGCTATTAATAACTTTAGATATGGCAATAAAAAAGAGGCTATTGGATCTCAATTATGTTGGTTTGTTTTAGAAGCTGGTGTTATTTTCCTCGCTTTAGGTTATTTAAACCCTGCAATCGGTATGATTGGTTTTATTATTGGAGGAATTTTAGTAATTGCATGTATTGGAATGTTAGTTTATGCTAATGGTGCATATGGAGTAATGGATATTTTCGGATTCATGGGTGATGTATTATCCTACGCTCGTTTATTAGCATTATGTTTGGCTACCGGTGGTATTGCTATGACAGTTAACATTTTAACCAATATGGTAAATGATATGATTCCTTTTATTGGAATAATTCTTGCAATTGTCATATTTATAGGCGGTCATATTGCAAACTTCGCTTTCCAAGTATTGGGTGCATTTATTAACGCTTTACGTTTAAATTATGTTGAATTCTTCTCTCAATTCTACATGGGAGGAAAAGGCAAATTTGAAGCTTTTAAAGCAAGTAGAACATTTACTAAAAAATAA
- a CDS encoding citryl-CoA lyase, which translates to MQKNNFHVNEHSLKTAISNVEPNKLTTRGYNQQDLIEKIRYGDMIFLILRGRLPSIKESKMFNHVLVSFCDHGVTPPSTQTARIIASSGSPLNSAVAGALLSFGHKHAGAIEKSMELYQSSVNSLILTEDADLDNKQIASLAIDIYNNHISGDEKIPGFGHRYHTTDPRAEKLIQIAIKEGFVGPHIKLAVAIEDLLSQNKGIKLNVDGANAAILSDLGFTPDLGLGIFIIGRIPGIIAHIHEEKMDEDEFRRFCDLDDIIYGGH; encoded by the coding sequence ATGCAAAAAAATAATTTTCATGTTAATGAGCACTCTTTAAAAACTGCTATTTCTAATGTTGAACCTAATAAGTTAACTACACGGGGGTATAATCAGCAAGACTTAATCGAAAAGATTAGGTATGGAGATATGATTTTTCTAATTTTACGAGGAAGATTACCTTCAATTAAGGAGAGCAAAATGTTTAATCATGTTTTAGTTTCTTTCTGTGATCATGGCGTAACTCCTCCAAGCACTCAAACTGCAAGAATCATAGCTTCCTCAGGTTCACCGCTAAATTCAGCAGTTGCAGGTGCTTTGCTTTCTTTTGGCCATAAGCATGCGGGTGCCATAGAAAAATCAATGGAATTATATCAATCCAGTGTCAATTCACTAATATTAACAGAAGATGCAGATTTGGATAATAAGCAAATTGCAAGTTTGGCTATTGACATTTATAATAATCATATTTCCGGAGATGAAAAAATTCCCGGTTTTGGGCACCGTTATCATACTACCGATCCAAGAGCCGAAAAATTAATTCAAATAGCAATTAAAGAGGGTTTTGTCGGCCCACATATTAAACTGGCTGTAGCTATTGAAGATTTATTAAGTCAAAATAAAGGAATTAAATTAAATGTGGATGGAGCTAATGCGGCTATTTTATCTGATTTAGGTTTCACTCCAGATTTAGGTTTGGGTATTTTCATAATTGGCCGTATTCCCGGAATCATTGCTCATATTCATGAAGAAAAAATGGATGAAGATGAATTTAGACGTTTTTGCGATTTAGATGATATAATATATGGAGGTCATTAA
- a CDS encoding nitroreductase family protein: protein MDFDDVINKRYSVRGYLDKDVEQEKLDYVLNAATLAPTGVNYQPFKVYVIDTKKNKEALSEIYSAKWFTQAPYVLCVVAQTDKSWVRKWDNKNISDIDATIVMDHIILAATNVGLGTCYIAAFKPDKARELLQLEDSEEPVLFTPLGYGDAEPRDTPRKEIDEFAVYL, encoded by the coding sequence ATGGATTTTGATGATGTAATCAATAAAAGATATAGTGTAAGAGGATATTTGGATAAAGATGTTGAACAGGAAAAATTGGATTATGTTTTAAATGCCGCTACTCTTGCTCCAACAGGTGTAAATTACCAGCCTTTTAAGGTTTATGTAATTGATACTAAAAAGAATAAAGAGGCATTATCTGAAATTTATTCAGCTAAATGGTTTACACAAGCACCATATGTATTGTGTGTTGTGGCACAAACCGACAAGTCTTGGGTTAGAAAATGGGATAATAAAAACATTTCAGACATCGATGCTACTATTGTAATGGATCATATTATTTTAGCAGCTACAAATGTGGGTCTTGGAACATGTTATATTGCAGCATTCAAACCTGATAAGGCAAGAGAACTTTTGCAATTGGAAGATTCTGAGGAACCTGTATTATTCACACCTTTAGGTTATGGTGATGCCGAACCTAGGGACACTCCAAGAAAAGAAATTGATGAATTTGCCGTTTATTTATAG
- a CDS encoding RNA-guided endonuclease TnpB family protein: protein MCDKTFILTDKVEFVPDEKMEKELWFNINASAFVYNKTLEYSIYRENLVKEFAIGNKFKVNRTYTQKIVKTLKKHYPFLEDADSTCLQASTDRLIKAYEGYYDHRTGAPRFKKRKKNPVTSITLRNNFYDTKEGNVGAIRWLSENELRVTKLGKITVKHRRHIKGKIKEATLKYENGRWYVCIVYELDENRHGEFSYGGLYVGIDVGITDFLTFSNGKVIAKPDLKKINGRIQYYQQKLDGKKEGGSNWKKTLKKLHKWIRKKNNVVNDYYHKISYNIVKHCQFIAMETLNIRGMIKGNLSRSIHEIGWGKLIEMIKYKAELYGREFVQIDRWFPSSKKCHVCGEINHDLGREEREWECPHCHAVHQRDVNAAKNILDEGLRATGSMVLCLVDFMPNSQGKSIYYYEWKCFDEKIGMA from the coding sequence ATGTGCGATAAAACTTTTATTTTAACGGATAAGGTTGAATTTGTTCCTGATGAAAAGATGGAAAAGGAATTATGGTTTAATATTAATGCCAGTGCTTTTGTATACAATAAAACATTGGAATATAGTATTTACCGTGAAAATCTAGTTAAAGAATTCGCAATAGGCAACAAATTTAAAGTAAACCGCACATACACACAAAAAATAGTTAAAACATTAAAAAAACATTATCCTTTTCTAGAAGATGCTGATTCTACCTGCCTTCAAGCATCCACTGATAGACTAATAAAAGCCTATGAAGGATATTATGACCACAGAACCGGCGCTCCAAGATTTAAAAAACGTAAAAAAAATCCTGTAACTTCTATTACTCTTCGAAACAATTTTTATGATACCAAAGAAGGTAATGTAGGGGCTATTAGGTGGTTGTCTGAAAATGAATTACGAGTGACTAAACTGGGAAAAATAACCGTTAAGCATAGAAGACACATCAAAGGTAAAATTAAAGAGGCTACATTAAAATATGAAAACGGACGCTGGTACGTATGTATAGTATACGAATTAGATGAAAATAGACATGGTGAATTTTCCTATGGAGGATTATATGTCGGAATAGATGTTGGAATAACTGACTTTTTAACATTTTCCAACGGAAAAGTGATAGCCAAACCTGACCTGAAGAAAATAAACGGAAGAATACAGTATTACCAACAAAAACTCGACGGCAAAAAAGAAGGCGGATCCAACTGGAAAAAAACACTAAAAAAACTCCACAAATGGATAAGAAAGAAAAACAACGTAGTAAACGACTATTACCATAAAATATCCTATAATATAGTCAAACACTGCCAATTCATAGCCATGGAAACACTCAACATTCGAGGAATGATTAAAGGTAACTTAAGCCGAAGCATACATGAAATCGGATGGGGAAAACTCATAGAAATGATAAAATACAAAGCAGAATTATATGGTCGTGAATTCGTACAAATCGATCGTTGGTTTCCATCGAGCAAAAAATGCCATGTTTGTGGAGAAATCAATCACGACTTAGGTCGTGAAGAAAGAGAATGGGAATGTCCCCATTGTCATGCAGTACATCAAAGAGATGTAAATGCTGCAAAAAACATTTTAGACGAAGGTCTACGCGCCACTGGTTCAATGGTGCTATGCTTAGTAGATTTCATGCCTAATAGTCAAGGAAAATCCATATATTATTATGAATGGAAATGCTTTGACGAAAAAATAGGCATGGCCTAA
- a CDS encoding V-type ATP synthase subunit E, which translates to MSSGTDKIVSSIMSEAQEKADTIMQEANAEIATINANAEKTAESEKNKILDNGKKQSDMRYQQIISEAKMNARRAELGAKEEVIEAAFDKASEELKSIASSGSDEYDDSLSKMIKEAVDELGSNDLIIQLNEADTNKFKSQLDSSSTFQIDDIKFQLGEPIDAIGGAIVKTKSGDIEVNNTIESRLERFRSVLRSEVANVLFK; encoded by the coding sequence ATGAGCTCAGGCACAGATAAAATTGTTTCAAGCATTATGTCTGAAGCCCAAGAGAAAGCTGATACAATCATGCAAGAGGCAAATGCAGAAATTGCAACAATAAATGCAAATGCTGAGAAAACTGCAGAATCAGAGAAAAATAAAATTTTAGATAATGGAAAAAAACAATCTGATATGAGATATCAGCAAATTATCTCTGAAGCTAAGATGAATGCTCGTAGAGCAGAATTAGGCGCTAAAGAAGAAGTTATCGAAGCAGCTTTTGATAAAGCTAGTGAAGAATTAAAAAGTATTGCTTCTTCTGGTAGTGATGAATATGATGATTCATTGAGTAAAATGATTAAAGAAGCTGTCGATGAACTTGGTAGCAATGATTTAATCATTCAATTAAATGAAGCTGATACAAATAAATTTAAAAGTCAACTTGATTCATCTTCTACTTTCCAAATTGACGATATCAAATTCCAATTAGGTGAACCTATCGATGCTATCGGTGGAGCTATTGTTAAAACTAAAAGTGGGGACATTGAAGTAAACAACACTATTGAATCTAGATTAGAAAGATTTAGAAGTGTTTTACGTAGTGAAGTTGCAAATGTTTTATTTAAATAA
- a CDS encoding HrpE/YscL family type III secretion apparatus protein, translated as MAEISDAIAMIKKAESDAEQLIIDSESQSKDLINESKVKAEEIISEAKKSAEEEVKNTVFDAEDKAKEEAKTIAANSDNDVSALKDKAMANVDEAASIIVKNIL; from the coding sequence ATGGCAGAGATATCAGACGCAATCGCAATGATAAAAAAAGCTGAATCTGATGCTGAACAACTTATCATTGATTCCGAATCACAATCAAAAGATTTAATCAATGAATCCAAAGTTAAAGCTGAAGAAATCATTTCCGAAGCTAAAAAATCAGCAGAAGAGGAAGTTAAAAATACTGTTTTTGATGCAGAAGATAAAGCTAAAGAAGAAGCTAAAACAATTGCTGCTAACTCTGATAATGACGTAAGCGCATTAAAAGATAAGGCTATGGCAAATGTGGATGAAGCTGCTTCTATTATTGTCAAAAATATTTTGTAG